One genomic region from Aerosakkonema funiforme FACHB-1375 encodes:
- a CDS encoding cyclic nucleotide-binding domain-containing protein: protein MEKVLFILGELSDDDIDWMLQTGKREEIPAQTVLIQEGKPIDTLYLLLEGTLTVSVAYLDGKEIARLSSGEMVGEMSFIDSRPPSATVKTLEKTLVLSIPRRQLATRLQQDTGFGSRFYRALALLLSIRMRGTISQLGYGKITPPDGEIHIEELNPNILDNIAIARTRFDWLLRRLRDT from the coding sequence ATGGAAAAAGTCCTTTTTATTCTGGGCGAACTGAGCGATGACGATATTGATTGGATGCTACAGACCGGTAAGCGAGAAGAAATTCCTGCCCAGACCGTACTGATCCAAGAAGGAAAACCCATCGACACTCTCTACCTTCTCTTAGAAGGAACATTAACCGTTTCTGTGGCTTATCTGGATGGTAAAGAAATTGCCAGATTATCCAGCGGTGAGATGGTAGGAGAAATGTCTTTCATAGATTCCCGTCCCCCTTCTGCTACTGTGAAAACTCTTGAAAAGACACTCGTATTGTCGATTCCCCGACGACAATTAGCGACAAGATTACAGCAAGATACCGGATTCGGTTCCCGTTTTTATCGCGCACTTGCACTTTTGCTATCTATTAGAATGCGCGGCACAATTAGCCAGTTGGGTTATGGTAAAATTACACCACCAGACGGAGAAATTCACATCGAAGAACTCAACCCAAACATCCTTGATAACATTGCGATCGCCAGAACTAGATTTGATTGGCTACTAAGACGGTTGAGAGACACTTGA